The Onthophagus taurus isolate NC chromosome 2, IU_Otau_3.0, whole genome shotgun sequence genome includes a window with the following:
- the LOC139432688 gene encoding uncharacterized protein, whose amino-acid sequence MSILNVSDKVQFDNSLVRIQYHNHLPYSSNSFNNSDEIRIAIQQQDVYTLPSQSFIYVQGKLLKDDGTVDKDSKLSANPIAHMFSEVRFECGGNVIDRVRNPGIASTLKNLCSLTRSEYYHASNAGFEYPNVKVNENTGDFNFCVPLKYFLGFAEDYNKILINLRQELVLVRSNSDKNVIESLLPNVAITINKIVWKVPHVSVADVERLKLLEYIEQGIELDMGFRSFDLHEYPSLPKNRQHTWTIKTSTQLEKPRYFILGFQINRKDNPLRSASQFDHCNLTDMKVFLNSEKYPYEALNLNFKTGQIAVLYEMYCNFAKTYYDRELAEPMFNRDTFLAHTPIIVIDCSRQNDILNVGTVDIRIEFETSEEIPNATSLYCLILHDRVFKYVPLTGMINQI is encoded by the coding sequence atgaGTATCTTAAACGTCTCTGATAAAGTACAATTTGATAATTCACTCGTACGGATTCAGTATCATAATCATTTACCATACTCATCAAATTCTTTTAACAATAGCGATGAAATTCGTATTGCAATTCAACAACAGGACGTTTACACGTTACCAAGTCAATCTTTTATTTACGTACAAGGGAAACTATTGAAAGATGACGGAACCGTTGATAaagattcaaaattgtcaGCAAATCCGATCGCTCATATGTTTAGTGAAGTACGATTTGAATGTGGAGGGAACGTAATTGACAGAGTAAGAAATCCAGGAATAGCTAgcacattaaaaaatctttgctCATTAACAAGATCGGAATACTATCATGCCTCTAACGCAGGTTTCGAATATCCAAATGttaaagtaaatgaaaatacaggagattttaatttttgtgttcccttgaaatattttcttggGTTCGCAgaagattataataaaattttgataaatctcCGTCAAGAATTAGTTTTAGTACGCAGTAATTCAGACAAGAATGTTATCGAAAGTCTTTTACCTAATGTGGCGAttactattaataaaatagtatgGAAAGTTCCTCATGTTTCTGTAGCCGATGTTGaacgtttaaaacttttagagtACATTGAACAAGGAATTGAATTGGACATGGGATTTAGATCATTTGATTTACATGAATACCCATCATTACCAAAAAATAGACAACACACATGGACAATTAAAACATCTACTCAATTAGAAAAGCCCAGATACTTTATATTAGGGTTTCAAATCAATAGAAAAGATAATCCGTTACGTTCTGCATCACAATTTGACCACTGTAATTTAACAGATATGAAAGTGTTTTTAAATAGTGAGAAATATCCCTATGaagctttaaatttaaattttaagacaggTCAAATTGCAGTTTTATATGAAATGTATTGTAATTTCGCAAAGACCTATTACGATCGAGAACTTGCAGAACCAATGTTTAACAGAGATACATTTTTAGCACATACACCGATTATTGTAATTGATTGTTCACggcaaaatgatattttaaatgttggaACCGTTGATATTCGCATTGAATTTGAAACGAGTGAAGAGATACCTAATGCTACTTCCCTCTACTGTTTAATCTTACACGATCGTGTTTTCAAATATGTTCCTTTAACTGGTATGATTAATCAAATATAG
- the LOC139429092 gene encoding uncharacterized protein — MSTPPCTLLVSSTDIMNVPVKTLHVVCKHLFSRYGLKSVATRGNCVIIALMYTPKNETLKRKFGNLPVQYMRLGVENETEVQMLASVMHKYVFDLSVDGDEQSPQIESHRKNLKRQPPPPPSSSSSSSSSSSTSQKGMVAINLNDVDDDDDDDDADADREEEQDSTKKRKVVTFPDDDDGFQACCTQIVVNDDEQCEMKNFLKNRNS; from the exons ATGTCTACACCACCATGCACTTTGCTGGTTAGCAGTACTGACATAATGAATGTGCCAGTAAAAACATTACATGTAGTGTGCAAACACCTGTTCTCCCG GTATGGTTTAAAAAGCGTTGCAACAAGGGGGAATTGCGTGATCATCGCACTAATGTATACACCCAAAAATGAGACGCTGAAGAGGAAGTTCGGAAACCTCCCAGTGCAATATATGAGGCTGGGAGTTGAAAATGAAACGGAAGTACAGATGTTGGCATCGGTGATgcataaatatgtttttgatttaagTGTTGATGGGGATGAGCAATCCCCCCAAATTGAAAGTCATCGAAAAAATCTCAAGAGAcaaccaccaccaccaccatcatcatcatcatcatcatcatcatcatcatcaacatCACAAAAAGGAATGGTTGCAATTAATTTGAATGatgttgatgatgatgatgatgatgatgatgctGATGCTGATCGAGAAGAAGAGCAAGACAGTACTAAAAAGAGGAAAGTAGTCACGTTTCCGGATGACGATGATGGCTTTCAAGCTTGTTGTACTCAAATAGTGGTAAATGATGATGAACAAtgtgaaatgaaaaattttttaaaaaatagaaatagttaa